A genomic window from Thermovirga sp. includes:
- a CDS encoding PrsW family intramembrane metalloprotease: MEIGKGLVAAIAVAPGLALLWWFYNKDYLEPEPLSLVFSAFLRGMLFVFPAGFVEKIISGPLAFSPLLTAFLGVALVEEHCKWMALKRYILSNECDECYDGIVYGTSVALGFATMENLFYVVGSINPWAVAGWRALLSVPLHALCGLAMGYEAARQKMTTGPPFILSRILLVPVVAHGAFNYLLLTNSLGGFMAATWIVAAMWIGGFRMIHRSRTCS, from the coding sequence GGGCCTGGCGCTCCTGTGGTGGTTCTACAACAAGGACTACCTCGAACCGGAGCCGCTATCCCTGGTCTTCTCGGCCTTCCTGCGGGGGATGCTCTTCGTCTTCCCCGCTGGTTTCGTGGAGAAGATCATAAGCGGGCCCCTCGCCTTTTCACCCCTTTTGACCGCCTTCCTTGGGGTGGCCCTCGTCGAGGAGCACTGCAAGTGGATGGCGCTTAAAAGGTACATCCTTTCAAACGAATGCGACGAATGCTACGACGGCATAGTCTACGGGACCAGCGTGGCCCTTGGATTCGCCACCATGGAGAACCTCTTTTACGTGGTGGGTTCCATCAACCCCTGGGCGGTGGCGGGATGGAGGGCCCTGCTCTCGGTCCCCCTCCACGCCCTCTGTGGCCTCGCGATGGGCTACGAGGCGGCCCGGCAGAAGATGACCACCGGGCCCCCTTTCATCCTTTCCAGGATACTCCTTGTTCCCGTTGTCGCTCACGGGGCGTTCAACTACCTGTTGCTGACGAACAGCCTCGGCGGTTTTATGGCCGCCACCTGGATCGTGGCCGCCATGTGGATCGGCGGTTTCAGGATGATCCACAGGTCTCGCACCTGCTCATGA